A region of Tigriopus californicus strain San Diego chromosome 7, Tcal_SD_v2.1, whole genome shotgun sequence DNA encodes the following proteins:
- the LOC131883408 gene encoding tropomyosin Per a 7.0102-like isoform X3, which translates to MDAIRKKMQSLKAETNSFEATAKRHEEQAAEMNASSDKNDALIRDLNKKIGNIEANLEDCLEKFNKTTAALEEKEKELTSLEDDVGSVSRRLVLLEIESKDADSRMGETVKNLAFTSKEADTILKKVRYFESKNMNNEMTIEDQEKDLREANTIVADSEKKLDEISRRFGVVESELKRAMERAELAESELVRVETELRNIGENMKLLEVSEEKALAREEKFKQQIKAVMHRLKEADKRAEYGEMNITKLNIRIDDIEDEIVREKLKIKKVSDELGDTFDEMLSKY; encoded by the coding sequence ATGGATGCCATTAGGAAGAAGATGCAGTCGCTCAAGGCCGAGACAAACAGCTTTGAGGCCACTGCTAAGCGTCACGAGGAGCAAGCGGCCGAGATGAATGCCAGCTCAGACAAGAACGACGCTCTCATCCGTGACTTGAACAAGAAGATCGGTAACATTGAGGCCAATCTCGAGGATTGTCTCGAGAAGTTCAACAAGACCACTGCCGCATtagaagagaaggagaaagagctCACCTCACTCGAGGACGATGTCGGATCGGTGTCTCGGCGATTGGTGCTCCTCGAGATCGAGTCCAAGGACGCCGACTCCAGGATGGGAGAAACCGTCAAGAACCTGGCCTTTACCTCCAAGGAAGCGGACACGATCTTGAAGAAGGTCCGGTATTTCGAGAGCAAGAACATGAACAACGAGATGACCATTGAGGATCAGGAAAAGGATCTCCGCGAAGCCAACACCATCGTGGCGGATTCCGAGAAGAAACTGGACGAGATCTCGCGCCGATTTGGAGTGGTCGAGTCCGAGCTGAAACGGGCCATGGAAAGGGCCGAGCTCGCCGAGAGCGAACTTGTACGGGTCGAAACTGAGTTGCGCAACATTGGCGAGAACATGAAACTCTTGGAGGTCTCGGAAGAGAAGGCTCTTGCCAGGGAAGAGAAGTTCAAGCAGCAGATCAAGGCCGTCATGCACAGACTGAAGGAAGCCGACAAGCGGGCTGAATACGGCGAGATGAACATCACCAAACTGAACATTCGCATTGACGACATCGAGGATGAGATCGTTCGAGAGAAATTGAAGATCAAGAAGGTGTCCGACGAGCTCGGTGACACGTTTGATGAGATGCTCTCAAAGTACTGA
- the LOC131883408 gene encoding tropomyosin-like isoform X2 — protein sequence MDAIRKKMQSLKSETDQLYKTIAKLESEARESGTRFEKAEADTRDLGKKITSYEADFDETNDKLNKTLTNLEEKEKAYKDSEEEVSALSRRVMLMEDEAKKADTNLADTVTKLAMESKNADGILKKVKYFETKTMRNEVEIEELDKTLRETNKMGSDNEQKLDELTRKLGVQEDELKRALERAEMAENKLKDVEHELEAVGENMKQLEISAEKAQEREDKLKDKIYQLMDRLKAAEARYEYGEMNITKLNHRIDDIEDEIYREKLKIKKLSDELDDTFDDMLSNY from the coding sequence ATGGACGCCATTCGCAAGAAGATGCAATCGCTCAAGAGCGAGACTGACCAGCTCTACAAGACCATTGCCAAGCTCGAGAGCGAAGCCAGAGAGTCCGGCACCCGATTCGAAAAGGCCGAGGCCGACACCCGCGATCTGGGCAAGAAGATCACCAGCTACGAGGCCGACTTCGATGAGACCAATGACAAACTCAACAAGACCCTGACCAacttggaggagaaggagaaggccTACAAGGACTCGGAGGAAGAGGTCAGTGCCTTGTCGCGGCGAGTCATGCTCATGGAGGATGAGGCCAAGAAGGCTGATACCAACTTGGCTGATACTGTGACCAAGCTGGCCATGGAGTCCAAGAATGCCGATGGTATTCTCAAGAAGGTCAAGTATTTCGAAACCAAGACCATGAGGAACGAGGTCGAGATTGAGGAGCTGGACAAGACCCTTCGCGAGACCAACAAGATGGGCAGTGACAACGAGCAGAAACTCGATGAGCTGACCCGCAAACTCGGCGTGCAAGAAGACGAGCTGAAGCGGGCACTTGAGCGGGCAGAAATGGCCGAGAACAAGCTGAAGGATGTGGAACATGAGCTGGAAGCCGTGGGTGAGAACATGAAGCAACTCGAGATCTCGGCCGAAAAGGCCCAGGAACGCGAGGACAAGCTCAAGGATAAGATCTACCAGCTTATGGACCGTTTGAAGGCCGCCGAGGCTCGCTACGAGTACGGCGAGATGAACATCACCAAATTGAATCATCGCATCGATGACATCGAAGACGAGATCTACCGCGAGaagctcaagatcaagaagctCTCTGATGAGCTGGACGACACCTTCGATGACATGCTTTCCAATTACTAA
- the LOC131884289 gene encoding tropomyosin-like: MDAIKKKMQSLKSETENLMKGIAALEAETKASNDVANQCEVDIRDISKKISMYESDFDETNDKLVKTTVTLEENEIVLKSTEDDVNALSRRQALLEEEVKKADTTLADTVMKLAFASKEADGILKKVKYFETKTMRNEVEIEELDKTLRETKRMGSDSEQKLDEMTRRLGQKLDEMTRRLGVQEEECKRSIERAEASESKILQLEEELAAVGENMKQLEISAEKAQQREEKLKEQIHSLLAKLKVAEARYEYGEMNITKLNHRIDDIEDDIYREKLKIKKVSDELDETFDDMLTNY; the protein is encoded by the exons ATGGATGCGATCAAAAAGAAGATGCAGTCCCTCAAGTCGGAGACTGAGAATCTCATGAAAGGCATTGCCGCTCTAGAGGCTGAGACAAAAGCCTCCAACGATGTGGCCAATCAATGCGAAGTAGATATTCGAGACATTAGTAAAAAGATCTCCATGTACGAGTCGGACTTTGATGAGACTAACGACAAGCTGGTGAAGACCACCGTCACCCTTGAGGAGAACGAGATCGTGTTGAAGTCCACAGAGGACGACGTCAACGCCCTCTCTCGACGACAAGCTCTACTAGAGGAGGAGGTCAAAAAAGCCGATACCACCTTGGCCGACACGGTCATGAAACTGGCCTTTGCCTCCAAAGAGGCTGATGGGATCCTCAAGAAGGTCAAGTACTTTGAGACCAAGACCATGCGAAATGAGGTGGAGATCGAGGAATTGGACAAAACCCTCCGGGAAACGAAGAGAATGGGAAGCGACTCCGAGCAAAAGTTGGACGAAATGACCCGACGATTGGGC CAAAAGTTGGACGAAATGACCCGACGATTGGGCGTTCAAGAGGAGGAATGCAAGCGATCCATCGAAAGGGCTGAGGCATCAGAGTCTAAGATTCTTCAATTAGAGGAAGAGTTGGCGGCTGTGGGCGAGAATATGAAACAGCTCGAGATTTCCGCTGAGAAAGCACAGCAAAGAGAGGAGAAGCTCAAGGAGCAGATCCATTCCCTTTTGGCCAAGTTGAAGGTGGCCGAGGCTCGCTATGAGTATGGCGAGATGAACATTACTAAGCTCAATCACCGTATCGATGATATTGAGGATGACATCTATCGCGAGaagctcaagatcaagaaggtGTCCGACGAGCTGGACGAGACCTTTGATGACATGCTGACCAATTACTAA
- the LOC131883409 gene encoding tropomyosin-like yields MDAIRKKMQSLKSETDSLFKTIARYEEQTVEYNKRSDQADCDIRDLGKKSTNYEADFDDTNDKLTKTLESLEEKEKAYKTAEEEVSALSRRLLLMEDESKKADTNLADTVMKLAYASKEADGILKKVKYFENKTMRNEVELEEQDKYLRETTKMASDNEQKLDELSRKLGVQEDELKRALERAEMAEGKLKDVEQELEAVGENMKQLEISAEKAQEREEKLKDKIRHIMDRLKTAEARYEYGEMNITNLNHRIDDIEDEIYREKLKIKKVSDELNETFDDMLNNY; encoded by the coding sequence ATGGATGCTATTCGCAAAAAGATGCAATCTCTCAAATCCGAGACGGACTCCCTCTTCAAGACCATTGCCAGGTACGAGGAGCAAACCGTCGAGTACAACAAACGAAGTGATCAAGCCGATTGTGACATCCGAGATCTGGGCAAAAAGAGCACCAACTATGAGGCCGATTTCGATGACACCAACGACAAGCTCACCAAGACCTTGGAGAGcttggaggagaaggagaaggccTACAAGACCGCTGAGGAGGAGGTCAGCGCTCTCTCACGTCGCCTTTTGCTCATGGAGGATGAATCCAAGAAGGCCGATACCAACTTGGCCGACACGGTCATGAAACTGGCCTATGCTTCCAAGGAGGCCGATGGCATCTTGAAGAAGGTCAAATATTTCGAAAACAAGACCATGAGGAACGAGGTCGAGCTGGAGGAACAGGACAAGTACTTGAGAGAAACGACCAAAATGGCAAGTGATAACGAACAGAAACTGGATGAACTCTCCCGGAAACTTGGGGTCCAAGAGGATGAACTTAAGCGAGCCCTGGAGAGAGCCGAGATGGCCGAGGGTAAGCTCAAGGATGTTGAACAAGAACTGGAGGCCGTGGGCGAGAACATGAAACAACTGGAGATTTCGGCCGAGAAGGCCCAAGAGCGCGAAGAGAAGCTCAAGGACAAGATTAGACACATCATGGATAGGCTCAAGACGGCCGAGGCTCGTTATGAATATGGAGAGATGAACATCACCAATTTGAATCATCGCATCGATGACATCGAAGACGAGATCTACCGGGAGaagctcaagatcaagaaggtCTCTGACGAGCTCAACGAAACCTTTGACGACATGTTGAATAATTACTAA
- the LOC131883408 gene encoding tropomyosin-like isoform X5, translating into MDAIRKKMQSLKSETDQLFKTIANYEKETTDSNNRCSQADADVRDLGKKITIYESDFDETNDKLIKTTVTLEEKEKTWMTTEEEVSALSRRVMLMEDEAKKADTSLADTVMRLALASREADGILKKVKYFENKTMRNEVELEEEDKYLRETTKMASDNEKKLEELSRKLGVQEDELKRALERAEMAEGKLKDIENELEAVGENMKQLEISAEKAQEREEKLKDKIRHIMDRLKAAEARYEYGEMNITKLNHRIDDIEDEIYREKLKIKKVSDELDETFDDMLTNY; encoded by the coding sequence ATGGACGCCATTAGGAAGAAGATGCAGTCTTTGAAGTCCGAGACGGACCAACTCTTCAAGACCATTGCCAACTATGAGAAGGAGACCACGGACTCGAACAATCGTTGCAGTCAAGCCGATGCCGATGTGCGCGATTTGGGCAAGAAGATCACCATCTACGAGTCGGACTTTGACGAGACCAACGACAAGCTTATCAAGACCACAGTCACCCtcgaagagaaggagaagaccTGGATGACCACCGAGGAAGAGGTCAGTGCTTTGTCTCGTCGAGTCATGCTCATGGAGGATGAGGCCAAGAAGGCCGATACCTCCCTGGCCGATACGGTCATGCGTCTGGCCTTGGCTTCTCGCGAGGCCGACGGAATCCTGAAGAAGGTCAAATACTTTGAGAATAAGACCATGAGGAACGAGGTTGAGCTCGAGGAAGAGGACAAGTACTTGCGAGAGACCACCAAAATGGCCAGTGACAACGAGAAAAAGCTGGAAGAGCTCTCCAGGAAACTCGGTGTCCAAGAGGATGAGCTCAAGCGAGCCCTGGAGAGAGCCGAGATGGCCGAGGGTAAGCTCAAGGACATTGAGAACGAATTGGAGGCCGTGGGTGAGAACATGAAGCAACTCGAGATCTCGGCCGAAAAGGCCCAGGAGCGTGAGGAGAAGCTCAAGGACAAAATCCGACATATCATGGACCGTCTGAAGGCCGCCGAGGCTCGTTATGAGTACGGCGAGATGAATATCACCAAGCTGAACCACCGCATCGATGATATTGAAGATGAGATCTACCGGGAAaagctcaagatcaagaaagtGTCCGATGAGCTCGACGAAACCTTCGACGACATGCTCACCAACTATTAG
- the LOC131883408 gene encoding tropomyosin-like isoform X1: MDAIRKKMQSLKSETNQLYTTIQRYETDTKESNARNDQFECDIRDLGKKITSYESDFDDTNDKLTKTSESLEEKEKDYKTAEEEVSALSRRLMLMEDEAKKADTNLAETVTKLALASKEADGILKKVKYFENKTMRNDVELEELDKMLRETNKMVSDNEQKLDELSRKLGVQEDELKRALERAEMAEGKLKDVEHELEAVGENMKQLEISAEKATEREEKLKDKIHQLMERLKIAEARYEYGEMNITKLNHRIDDIEDEIYREKLKIKKVSDELNDTFDDMLANY, translated from the coding sequence ATGGATGCGATTAGAAAGAAGATGCAGTCTCTCAAATCAGAGACCAATCAGCTCTACACCACTATTCAGAGGTATGAGACTGACACGAAAGAGTCCAATGCTCGCAACGACCAATTCGAGTGCGACATCCGAGATTTGGGCAAGAAGATCACCAGTTATGAGTCCGACTTCGATGACACCAACGACAAGCTCACCAAGACCTCAGAGTCCttggaagagaaggagaaggactACAAGACCGCTGAGGAGGAGGTCAGCGCCCTCTCCCGTCGTCTCATGCTCATGGAGGATGAGGCCAAGAAGGCCGATACCAACCTGGCCGAGACGGTGACCAAGCTCGCCTTGGCTTCCAAGGAGGCCGACGGTATCTTGAAGAAGGTCAAATACTTCGAGAACAAGACCATGAGGAACGATGTCGAGCTCGAGGAGCTGGACAAGATGCTCCGTGAAACCAACAAGATGGTCAGTGATAACGAACAGAAGTTGGACGAGCTCTCCCGTAAGTTGGGCGTCCAAGAGGATGAGCTCAAGCGTGCTCTGGAACGCGCTGAGATGGCTGAGGGCAAGCTCAAGGATGTGGAACACGAGCTGGAAGCCGTGGGCGAGAACATGAAGCAACTGGAAATTTCCGCCGAGAAGGCCACCGAGCGCGAGGAGAAGCTGAAGGACAAGATCCACCAACTCATGGAGCGCCTGAAGATTGCCGAGGCTCGCTACGAGTACGGCGAGATGAACATCACCAAATTGAATCATCGCATCGATGACATCGAAGACGAGATCTACCGCGAGaagctcaagatcaagaaagtGTCAGATGAGCTCAATGATACCTTCGACGATATGTTGGCCAATTACTag
- the LOC131883408 gene encoding tropomyosin-like isoform X4, with amino-acid sequence MDAIRKKMQSLKVETDQMVTQANALEKVAKDSNTKADKFDCDIRDLQKKINGLEGKYDDVAEKLEQAVTKEEEKEKDWKAAEEDVNNLARKMLLLEEEVKRRETDLAGTTMDLCLTSKDADRIARQVKILQSKNMTNEVLLEELDKEVKEAKFMAEDSEKKLDEISRRLGVMEDELKRAMERAALADDKNVNLEEQLRMVGENMKQLEVSEEKALEREEKFKQQIRHLVARLKEADSRAEYGEMNITKLNIRIDDIEDEIVREKLKIKHVSDELSETFDDMLTRY; translated from the coding sequence ATGGATGCCATTCGAAAGAAGATGCAATCCCTGAAGGTCGAAACCGACCAAATGGTCACCCAAGCCAATGCTCTCGAAAAGGTGGCCAAAGACTCGAACACCAAAGCTGACAAGTTTGACTGCGACATCCGTGACCTTCAGAAGAAGATCAACGGCCTTGAAGGTAAGTATGATGACGTGGCCGAGAAGTTGGAGCAAGCCGTGaccaaggaggaagagaaggaaaaggactGGAAGGCGGCCGAAGAGGATGTCAATAACTTGGCCCGAAAGATGCTTCTCTTGGAAGAGGAAGTCAAACGTAGAGAAACCGATTTGGCTGGAACCACCATGGATCTCTGTCTCACCTCCAAGGACGCCGACCGAATTGCCCGACAAGTGAAGATCCTTCAGAGCAAGAACATGACCAATGAGGTCCTCCTCGAGGAACTCGACAAGGAGGTGAAGGAAGCCAAATTCATGGCGGAAGACTCCGAGAAGAAGCTGGACGAGATCTCTCGGCGATTGGGAGTCATGGAGGACGAGCTCAAACGAGCCATGGAACGTGCAGCCTTGGCCGACGACAAGAACGTCAACTTGGAGGAACAACTGCGCATGGTCGGCGAGAACATGAAGCAATTGGAGGTGTCCGAAGAGAAAGCTTTGGAGCGCGAGGAGAAGTTCAAGCAGCAGATCCGGCACCTTGTGGCCCGACTGAAGGAGGCCGACAGTCGCGCCGAATACGGAGAGATGAACATCACCAAGTTGAACATCCGCATCGATGACATTGAGGACGAGATTGTGcgagaaaaattgaaaatcaagcacGTCTCCGATGAACTCAGCGAGACCTTCGATGACATGTTGACTCGGTATTAG